Genomic DNA from Desulfosporosinus sp. Sb-LF:
ACAGCATAGTCCTCTGCCTCGCTAACGGTTTTAAACATTTTCCAATTGCCAGCAATGACCGGCCGTCGATTTGCCACTTATTTATTCCTCCAATTCATATACGAGGTGCGGTGCATTATGTTCCAATCCCCTTAAATCTCTCTAACTCTGCCACTAACTTCGTGTCGATCTCGACCTTGATTTACGCTTTATCCTGAAGTGCGGCAACACCTGGTAACACTTTTCCCTCTAAGAATTCCAGAGAAGCACCGCCCCCTGTTGAAATATGGGTCATCTGATCTGCGACTCCCATTTTCTCCACAGCTGCTACAGAATCCCCACCTCCGACAATCGTGGTTCCTTTGCAGATGGCAACAGCTTGAGCAACCCTCTCAGTTCCTTTGGCAAAGGCATCCATTTCAAAAACACCCATCGGACCGTTCCAAATAACCGTCTTAGCTGTCGCAAGGCGCTCGGCGAATCTCTCGGCACTAGCCGAACCTATATCTAGGGCCATTTCATCGTCCTGAATCTCGGACACACTGACCGTACGGTGAGGCGCATTTGCCTCAAAGGCACGGGCTACCACTACATCGATGGGGAGTTCTAGGGTAACCCCTTTTTCTTTGGCCTTTTCAATAAGTTGCTTGGCTAATTCAACTTTTTCCTCTTCGAGAAGGGATTTCCCCATCTTAAACCCTTGAGCTTTCAGGAAGGTATTCGCCATCCCACCGCCGATAATCAAGATATCGACCTTTTCTAGGAGGTTTTCAATGACGCCTATTTTATCGCTTACTTTGGCTCCGCCGATAATAGCCACAAAGGGACGTTCCGGTCGTTCCAAAGCATTGCCCATAAATTCAACTTCCTTCTGCATAAGGAAACCAGCCACGGCAGGAAGATAGTGTGTAACCCCTTCTGTTGACGCATGAGCACGGTGTGCTGTTCCAAACGCATCATTCACATATAGTTCTGCCAGAGATGCTAGATCGCGGGCAAATGTAGGGTCATTCTTCTCTTCTTCCGCATGAAAACGTACATTTTCTAATAACAGAACTTGACCATCCTGCAACGTGTGGGCTGCTTCAATCACTGGGTCGCCTACGCAATCCTTTGCGAGAACCAC
This window encodes:
- a CDS encoding phosphoglycerate kinase, translating into MDKKSISEVEVRGKRVLIRVDFNVPLDKQGAITDDTRIRAALPTIEYLIQEGARIILASHLGRPKGQVNLSYSLAPVAKHLSELLAQNVVLAKDCVGDPVIEAAHTLQDGQVLLLENVRFHAEEEKNDPTFARDLASLAELYVNDAFGTAHRAHASTEGVTHYLPAVAGFLMQKEVEFMGNALERPERPFVAIIGGAKVSDKIGVIENLLEKVDILIIGGGMANTFLKAQGFKMGKSLLEEEKVELAKQLIEKAKEKGVTLELPIDVVVARAFEANAPHRTVSVSEIQDDEMALDIGSASAERFAERLATAKTVIWNGPMGVFEMDAFAKGTERVAQAVAICKGTTIVGGGDSVAAVEKMGVADQMTHISTGGGASLEFLEGKVLPGVAALQDKA